In Deferribacter desulfuricans SSM1, the following are encoded in one genomic region:
- a CDS encoding aminopeptidase: MITYEEKLAKLLCDYSLKVKKGDVVEIRGESCAEPLIRACYVYLLKIGAYPIVKMSFPEQMYYFYKYAEKEQLDFIPEVSKTAAETIDALIVIDSETNTRQLTNVDSKKVAINRKATRILKDIMFEREAKGEFKWVLAPYPTPSMAQDAEMSFEEYKEFVFNACKLNYDDPVKEWQKVSEFQDKIVDLLTGKKELVIKGFKTELKLNVDGRKWINCNGNHNMPDGEVFTSPVEDSADGVIFFDVPTAFMGVEVQDIELHFEKGKVVKATAKKGEEFLNRMLESDEGAKYVGEIAFGLNDDIVKPSKNILFDEKIGKTMHLAVGSSYPEAGGKNKSGLHWDLIKRMNNGGEVYVDGELVYKDGKFLI, translated from the coding sequence ATGATAACTTATGAAGAAAAATTGGCAAAACTTCTCTGTGATTATAGTTTAAAGGTGAAAAAGGGAGATGTGGTAGAAATAAGAGGGGAGTCTTGTGCCGAACCTTTGATAAGAGCTTGCTATGTATATCTTCTTAAAATAGGTGCTTATCCAATTGTGAAAATGAGTTTTCCTGAGCAGATGTACTATTTTTATAAATATGCAGAAAAAGAGCAGTTAGATTTTATCCCAGAAGTTAGTAAAACAGCTGCAGAAACTATTGATGCTCTAATTGTAATAGATAGTGAAACAAATACCAGACAACTTACAAATGTAGATTCTAAAAAGGTTGCTATTAATAGAAAAGCAACAAGAATACTAAAGGATATTATGTTTGAAAGAGAGGCAAAAGGGGAGTTTAAATGGGTTTTAGCACCTTATCCCACACCAAGTATGGCTCAGGATGCAGAAATGTCCTTTGAAGAGTACAAAGAGTTTGTATTTAATGCCTGCAAATTAAACTATGATGACCCTGTAAAAGAATGGCAAAAGGTCAGCGAATTTCAAGATAAAATAGTAGATCTCCTTACTGGGAAGAAAGAACTTGTTATAAAAGGGTTTAAAACAGAGCTAAAATTAAATGTTGATGGTAGAAAATGGATAAATTGCAATGGTAACCATAATATGCCAGATGGTGAGGTTTTTACAAGTCCTGTTGAAGATAGTGCAGATGGGGTTATCTTTTTTGATGTTCCAACTGCTTTTATGGGTGTAGAGGTTCAAGATATTGAGCTACACTTTGAAAAAGGGAAGGTGGTAAAGGCAACTGCTAAAAAGGGGGAAGAGTTTTTAAATAGAATGCTTGAATCTGATGAAGGAGCAAAATATGTGGGTGAAATTGCTTTTGGTTTGAATGATGATATAGTTAAACCTTCAAAAAATATCCTTTTTGATGAAAAGATTGGTAAAACTATGCATCTTGCAGTAGGTTCTTCTTATCCAGAAGCTGGTGGTAAAAACAAATCTGGGCTTCACTGGGATTTAATAAAAAGGATGAATAATGGGGGTGAAGTTTATGTGGATGGAGAGCTAGTTTATAAAGATGGAAAATTTTTAATCTAA
- a CDS encoding iron-containing alcohol dehydrogenase family protein, with protein MKDFTFYSPTKVYMTVNFYDVFKKEIVKYNKIALVCGKTAAYKTGFVDFLKEIKGDNLFIFDEIEENPSINTVIKGGRFVRQNRCDLIVAFGGGSSLDAAKAIAAFATNNMGFYELLSQNGLPNPPIPIFAIPTTCGTGSEVNHYAIITDYEKNDKINFGKTANFPKKAFLNPEFLETLDENLIFATAFDALTHAFEGYLSVKANPFSDLLAKEAMNNICNVLKDNDLDKEHLKLLLYSSTIAGTVIMHTATTLLHAMGYYLTNNKNIHHGTANFLLLPVYMKMLRFYKVGKLLSINEIVDNIEGLVEKYTEIFNVDLRKLFTEEELKKLSKYAMGKNNVKNTLFQTTEEKLFEFLADYIL; from the coding sequence ATGAAGGATTTTACATTTTATTCACCAACTAAAGTTTATATGACAGTAAACTTTTATGATGTATTTAAAAAAGAAATTGTAAAATATAACAAAATTGCATTGGTTTGTGGTAAAACTGCTGCTTATAAAACCGGCTTTGTTGATTTTCTAAAAGAAATAAAAGGGGACAATTTGTTTATTTTTGATGAGATAGAAGAGAACCCATCAATAAATACAGTTATAAAAGGTGGAAGATTTGTTAGACAAAATAGATGCGATTTAATTGTTGCTTTTGGTGGTGGGAGTAGTTTAGATGCTGCAAAAGCTATTGCAGCGTTTGCAACAAACAATATGGGATTTTATGAACTTTTAAGCCAAAACGGGTTGCCAAACCCTCCTATACCTATTTTTGCAATTCCAACAACCTGTGGTACTGGGTCTGAAGTAAATCATTACGCCATTATTACTGATTATGAAAAAAATGATAAAATAAATTTTGGTAAAACAGCTAATTTTCCTAAAAAAGCTTTTTTAAATCCTGAATTTCTAGAGACTTTGGATGAAAACCTGATTTTCGCTACAGCATTTGACGCACTGACTCATGCATTTGAAGGGTATTTATCTGTAAAAGCAAACCCTTTTAGTGATTTGTTAGCAAAAGAAGCTATGAACAATATTTGTAATGTCTTAAAAGATAATGATTTGGATAAGGAACATTTAAAATTGCTTTTATATTCCTCAACTATTGCTGGAACAGTAATAATGCATACTGCAACAACACTGTTACATGCAATGGGCTATTACTTAACAAACAACAAAAATATTCATCATGGAACTGCAAACTTTTTATTGTTACCAGTTTATATGAAAATGCTTAGATTTTATAAAGTGGGAAAACTATTATCTATAAATGAAATTGTAGATAATATTGAAGGATTAGTTGAGAAATATACTGAAATATTCAATGTAGATTTGCGCAAATTATTTACAGAAGAAGAATTGAAAAAATTAAGTAAGTATGCAATGGGTAAAAATAATGTGAAAAACACCCTTTTTCAAACTACTGAGGAGAAGCTTTTTGAGTTTTTAGCTGATTATATTCTCTGA
- a CDS encoding lytic transglycosylase domain-containing protein, with product MLDKLYIRLLRLVILTIITLNFICFLTTFNPKALINPFFIKNRTISCYFLLKHIIFVSGIPTKIKDMDKINKTVESVSKKHMVDPLLIHAVIKVESKYNPFAISKTGAMGLMQLMPKTFFSLGFENPFDIEQNIEAGTMYLSTLLKRFNSLELALSAYNAGPSSIVNNSIPNIGETKHYVKKIIREYNQLKTQKASPQ from the coding sequence ATGCTTGATAAACTTTATATCAGACTTTTAAGATTAGTAATTTTAACAATTATAACATTAAATTTTATATGTTTTCTAACCACTTTTAATCCAAAAGCTTTAATAAACCCTTTTTTTATCAAGAATAGGACTATTAGCTGCTATTTTCTTTTAAAACATATAATTTTTGTCTCAGGGATTCCTACTAAAATCAAAGATATGGATAAAATAAATAAAACTGTTGAGTCAGTTTCTAAAAAACACATGGTTGACCCTCTCCTCATTCATGCCGTAATAAAAGTAGAATCTAAATATAACCCTTTTGCAATATCTAAAACAGGAGCTATGGGTCTAATGCAATTAATGCCAAAAACATTTTTTTCACTTGGTTTTGAAAATCCATTCGATATCGAACAAAATATAGAAGCAGGAACAATGTATTTATCCACCTTACTTAAAAGGTTTAATTCATTAGAATTAGCTCTGTCAGCTTACAATGCTGGTCCTTCATCAATAGTAAATAACAGCATCCCTAACATAGGGGAAACAAAACATTATGTAAAAAAAATCATCAGAGAATATAATCAGCTAAAAACTCAAAAAGCTTCTCCTCAGTAG
- the metF gene encoding methylenetetrahydrofolate reductase [NAD(P)H], whose protein sequence is MKISRILSEKDFVISFEFFPPKKVENEKILFNTIEVLKGYNPDFVSVTYGAGGSTKDKTIDWTIKIKEQYNLNVMMHLTCVTSSRDDVDEILTVLQEHNIDNILALRGDIPKDQENIKADFKYAYQLVEYIKNKNFFSIGVAGYPEGHIESASLEKDIEFLKMKVDAGADFIITQLFFDNKYFFDFLDRAEKIGINVPILPGIMPVINLNQVKRFTEMCGATVPDSLIKKLENKSEEDMFKIGIEYAINQCKELIEANVKGLHFYTLNKYNATTNILEGLGYVPKSL, encoded by the coding sequence TTGAAAATTTCAAGGATATTGAGTGAAAAAGATTTTGTTATTTCATTTGAGTTTTTCCCACCAAAAAAAGTAGAAAATGAAAAAATCCTTTTTAATACAATCGAAGTTTTAAAAGGTTATAACCCAGATTTTGTTTCAGTGACTTATGGAGCAGGTGGAAGTACAAAAGATAAAACAATAGATTGGACTATTAAAATAAAAGAGCAGTATAATTTAAATGTTATGATGCACTTAACATGTGTTACAAGTAGTAGAGATGATGTTGATGAAATTTTGACTGTCTTACAAGAACATAATATCGATAATATATTAGCCTTGAGAGGGGATATCCCTAAAGATCAAGAAAATATAAAGGCAGATTTTAAATATGCATATCAACTTGTTGAATACATAAAAAATAAAAACTTTTTCTCTATAGGTGTTGCCGGGTATCCAGAAGGGCATATTGAATCAGCATCTCTTGAAAAAGATATCGAGTTTTTAAAAATGAAGGTTGATGCTGGTGCTGATTTTATTATTACTCAATTGTTTTTTGATAACAAATACTTTTTTGACTTTTTAGATAGAGCAGAAAAAATAGGGATAAATGTTCCTATATTACCAGGAATAATGCCAGTTATAAATCTAAATCAGGTAAAACGGTTCACTGAGATGTGTGGTGCCACTGTACCAGATAGTCTAATTAAAAAACTTGAAAATAAAAGTGAAGAAGATATGTTTAAAATTGGTATTGAATATGCAATTAATCAGTGTAAAGAGCTGATTGAAGCAAATGTGAAAGGTTTGCATTTTTATACTTTAAATAAATACAATGCTACAACTAATATCTTGGAGGGTTTGGGATATGTACCTAAATCCTTATGA